The DNA window ACGGGAAGCTCAGCCAGGTACTCCTTCAATTCTGTGAAAGCCTTCTCGCAATCCGGCCtccattcaaatttttttgcttTTCGTAAGGTCCGGAAGAAGGGTAAGCTCCTGTGGCGGACCTCGAGATAAAACGTGCCAGCGCAGCAATCCTCCCTGTCAACTGCTGAACATCTTTGACCCCCGAGGAGAGACCATATCTTGGATAGCTTGAACTTTCTCAGGGTTAGCCTCAATCCCCCTCTCTGTCACCATATAGCCCAGAAACTTCCCACTCCTCACTCCAAATATACACTTCTGAGGGTTCAACTTCAGCCCATAGTACCTGAGGGTGGAAAAGGTCTCCATTAAGTCAGGTATGAGCAGGGCTGAATCTTTAGACTTTACCATGATGTCATCTACATACACTTCCACATTCCTCCCCACCTGCTTAGAAAAGACTTTATCCATCAATCGCTGATACGTGGCTCCGGTATTTTTGAGTCCGAAGGGCATGACCACGTAACAGAAAGTTCCTTCAGAAGTGATGAAATTCACTTTATCCTGATCCTCCACAGCCAAGGGGATTTGATGGTACCCCTGATAAGCGTCTAGCATGCACAAATACTGATGTCCGGCTGTGGAGTCCTCCAACTGATCTATCTGAGGCAGAGGATAACAATCTTTAGGACATGCCTTGTTGAGATCTCTGAAGTCCACATACATCCTCCATTTTCCTGAACTTTTCAGAACAAGAACGACATTCGAGAGCCAAGTAGGAAATTGTACCTCTCGAATGTGTCCAGCACTGAGCAACTCTCCCACCTCCTTCTTTATAACCATGTCTTTCTCGGGCCCGAAGTGTCTTTTCTTCTGCTTCACAGGACGAGAATTCGGTAAGATGTTTAACCGATGTTCTGCTACATCTGGACTCGTCCCTGTGAGTTCTTGGGCTGACCAAGAGAACCTGTTGAGATTAGCTTGTAAACAAGTAATAAGTTTTTCCCTTACCTCTGGGTCAAGGTCAGGGGCTATTCTTAGCGTCTTCTTGTCGGGCCCCAATGTCACGATCTCCGGCTTCTCATCCATCACCTCATGAACTTCCCTCACTACTACGGGCAACCCGCTTCGCCCCCTTCTAATCATATTAACCTCCACACGTGCCCTCTTCCCCTCTTCTTTCACTATCCCTTCATAACATCGACGTGCGACCCTCTGGTCCCCGCACAAGACTCCAACCTCCTTCCCTACAGGAAACTTCAACTTCTGATGATAGGTGGACTCTACAGCTCTGAAATCCTTTAAGGCTGGTCGCCCCAGAATTCCATTATAAGCGGATGGGGTGTCCACTACAGTAAATGTCGTCATCTTTGTTACCCGCCGAGGCTCATGTCCCAAAGATAGAGGAAGGACAATTTGGCCGAGCGGCGGGATGGCATGTCCTGCAAATCCATATAGAGGAGTGGAGATTGACTCAAACTCAAATCCTTCCACCGTCATCTGATCCAGAGTGCTATTGAACAGGATATTAACAgagcttccattatcaataaaAATTCGTGCCACATCATAATTGGCAACGATGGCTGTTaccaccaaggcatcgttatgAGGAGCCACAACGCCTCGGAGGTCATCCGGTCCAAAACTGATGACAGGATCCTGGGGTAAGTTTGCACTCCTCGATATTTCGAAATTCTCCAACCTCCTCCCATGCGTCTTCAGTGCTCGCCCGGAATCCCCATCAGTAGCaccccccgagatcatatgaatcatcCCTCTCGTGGGGTGGTTATCCTCATTCGCTCCCCTCCTCGGTTCAGCGGGCTCCCGAGGGACATCCTGACCTCGACCCTCTCTCCTCGGCTCTTCGATCCTCGGATGTATCCATGGAGGGCCTCGACCTCGCCTAGAAGACGGGCAAGATCTCAGCTCACTCCCGGATGAGGACCCTTCTAGTCTACCCCACGGCGGAGGCCGAGCACTGCTCTCAACCCTCTGTGACTTCTCCCCCCTCTCCCCCGACTCCCTCACTTCCATCACCTTATCCCGACTCCTATTTAGATGAACATGTGATGAGAATTGTCCTCTACCTCTGGTTTTGTCCTCATCTCTATCCCCTGCACCCCTCTTCTTTCCACCTCTCTCGGCTCCCTCCACCCTACTTCCTCCGGGCCGGTTTTCCATCCTTCTGTACCGTTGAGCATCCTCCAAGTTTACATATTTCTCAGCTCGAGCCAACAAATCATCATAGCTCGATGGAGGCTTCTTGACCAGTGACTTAAAAAACTCTCCTCCCCTTAGTCATTGTGTAAAGGCACTTATCATTATGTCCGGAGTAGCCACTGGTATTTCTAGCGCTGCACTGTTGAAGCGCTAGACAAATTCTCGCAAAGTTTCCGCCTCCTGCTGCTTCATCACAAACAGGCTCAGATAATTTTTCGGGTGCCTCTTGCTGCTGGCAAATCGGTGCAAGAAAGCTGTAGCAAAATCCTCGAAAGACTGTATGGAGTTGGGCTGCAGGGTATTAAACCATTGCTGGGCTGACCTCACCAACGTGCCCAGAAACACCCTGCACCTGACTCCATCTGAGTACTGATGCAACAACGCCGCATTTTCAAATCTCCCCAAGTATTCCTCGGGGTCCGTATGTCCATCATACTCTCCAACATTTGACTATCGGAAATTAGGAGGAAGCCCTTCCTCCAATATGGCTAGTGAAAAAGGGCTCCCTCTCTTGGGTACCGGCGCCCTACTCCCTACCTGCTCCCTCAACCTCCGTATCTCCTTCCACATCTCCTCCATCTTACTAATCTCTCCACTTTGTATGGGTTGTGTCTCCTCCACCCTACTCTGGTGGACTTCAACATTTTCCTCACGCTCCTGATGGGGGGCCTGTTCCCCAGCACCCATGGACTCTTGGTTCCTCCTCATGGCCTCATCCACTGTACGGGTGATGAATTGGCCCAACTGTTCCAAGGTCAAGTTTCCCACGTTCTCATTAGGACGGGTTTGCTCAACCCTCGTCTCGTGACGGGGCTGCTCAGTTCTtgtctcttgacgaggttgttccTATCTCATCTCCAGACGCGGTTGTTCATGTCTTGTCTCAACATGAGACTGTTCGGGTCCCCCTGAGGACGcgatgatgctgaggtagcTCTTCTACTTCCTCTCCTACCTATcatctctacgtctcaactcaagtattcccacagacggcgccaagtgatactcacgggaaatctaGGGTCCGATCCACGCAAGCGTCACTAGTTCAGACGTGGGCTTTGAAATCACCCTGGGCCTGAAAATTACAAATAGGATCGTTagaagggggccaggagggtgtcctggcgtagcccctccgacgctcaagtcagtgactgaggatatatgaggGTAGCAGCTAAGggcgctgctgaaaacaatatagtgaatgacTAAACTGAACACtcgaacctggtatttataggagaatatctGGGTCACCTGTGGGCCTTAACCTGTGGGCCTTAGATATGGGCCAGGAGTTTGGGCCAGATCTTGATGGGCTCATCCCTGGGGTATCAGTATGGCTTCaaaaaccttttttttttacttcttGTTTGATATATTCGGTTCTATGAAATAGTCTTGGTTTGTTCTATGTTTGTTTTGAATTATGATCTTTATTTCATATTCTAAGATCATTGGCTCATCATTCCATTAGTGCCTTGTGATGGTATAGTAGAAGCAAAAATTAACTAAATATgaatttcttttattttcccTTGCTAAATTATCCCCACGGTAATCTGTCATTTGTTGGATAAATTTTACGTGGAGAGGGAATTCTAAATTTTGGAGAGATTTAGAAATATGGAGTTAGCCTTGCTCTTCGAAGAAAGTGAAGCAGGGCCGTCTCCATGGCTTTAACCTTGAAATCCAAGAACCTTGGGAATTTTTAAGCAATTACTGTAAGAAAAAATCAAAAGAAGAGTAAACGTGTAGGAAATAACGACGACCAGAACCCTGCATTTTTTGACAATACGCCGCCTCAACTTTAGAAAATTGAGACACACATGCCCCTCTTCTTTTGACTCTCGAGCTCTCGATCAACTCATTGATTGTATGAGAAATGCTTATAAATAGCAGTGATTGAGGTCCCTAAGCACACACATCAGAAGAACAAAAATACACCATCTACAGAGAATTGGAATGCTTAGAAGGCTTCAATCAGAAGAAAACAGAATACTTACAAATTATTCGATAGACGGAGGTAACGCTAGATCCGCTTCTGCATATTAATGTTTCTCATGTTCATGGATGTGTGGAAATATGATTTTGTTGAGAAAAACTCTTAACATTTAACgcacaaaaataatttaaaaaatatataaagtgGATAATGTCTTGAACCACAAAAATAATCTATTGCCCTTAAAGCCATACCTCTATAAAATTGGTATCGAGTTTTCCATTGCAAATAGGATTCTTCGTATAACAAAACTGAAAATACCACATaacatgaaaattatatttcaaaaatttgatagtTGGAGAGATTTGATATAGAAATATTTAGTTGCTTGTTGTCTTATGTTTTCTTCATTATTTGTAGATACTGAAATaccttttcaacattcaaaataTAATCATCGTGACATTTGAATTTTTTCACAAACTTTTGACGGAAGACAAAAATAGAATAGAATAGTATGTTCTCTTTTTACTATTAAttcttgttgaggatcgaagttgagtttagaggggggtgaataaactctactcgtttttctttctgatgaggtactaaaatcctgttagggatattagtttatcttgtgcgtatactttcacctgattacaataaaacgtgcggaaacaatctgatgaagtagttaaaagacaataaaacagtaggcagcagttgtttatggaagttcgaatataaactcttctacgtctccccttctcctgtttccagaaggtataactaaaaaactttggatattacagtacaactcttgtacacacccacttcagaaggacttacacctcggcctactgaaactcttagtttctcaactcacaaaaatacgaaacacaaagttctgaaaagactctttcagattacaaactcttcttgataaagtataagtgatgtaaagattgtgaagagtgtaagaatcagtagcacaggatgatcttcaaaagatcagatattagctatgaagcttgtgctacttttctttgtgttgaactttaagtgctcaaggaatttcgagatttgtcTGATAAGAGAgaatagctttgttccttgaaagatgatattatgcgaagtcgTGTCGTATAaagatttgatccaagtatatataatcgactgagttcaacgttcacaatcagaggatgtcttcagataactgatacaatcagctttattaccaaaagaagttcctgcagaaaagctataaaacaatcagtcttgttttatacttaattgggtaaaatgcattaaatgactccgtatagtatttaatgctacAATTAATACtggtactaggaactctttaacgataacaattaagatagcaacgttaggaaacgtcctctactggttttgtattactatcctttctactggtttagttttattaGATCAGCAGCTTCTGATAAGTTATtctactgttctggtctgctgttttagttatcatcgccacaataaaattcatgtctaacaatttccccctttgtggtaatgccaaaacctaaacagtagaaattcgttaaataaagcagataatcatttaaacaaaaaataatgtCAATAAAGTATCAAAGTAAATGATCAATCAGTTTCAATatccctgtaaatgatttcttcattctgAGGTTCTTGAAGTGTTCTGTTTGAAtgttcagcctcatcttctggTTGCCTAGCTCCTTcttgatctcctctatcttcctcctttttggcatcagcggcaatAACATGGGCGAAGAGGTCATTCAGTCTTCCGGAtatattttgaatgccatcggttagcatctccagatacggagtCTGAGAGAAGATGCGATTATCCAGTGTagtgatagattgattttgagagtcaatcttggcatccataagTTCCAAGGAAGTAGAAAGTGATCGGAAGAGATTatcatgctcagtgattcgGTTGAGTATATCAGTTTGAGCAAGAATCATGTTGCTGTGATTTCGCGCTATAGCCTGTCTGAACACGATGGCTTCTGCATACATTCTTTCCATGTTTTCCGCTGTGTTATAAATGTGTTTCCACATGCGGTCTCTGAAAGATTGAGCGCCAGTGAATTCTGAGATGTTTTCATGTGACATTGTTTCACCAAATCAGACACATTGTTGAGTTTCCTTTGCAGAGACTCAATCTGAAATTCCAAGTTGAATGGATCTGATTCTGGGGAGGGAGTTCGCTCAAGCATGCGTTGCTGAAACTCAATAAGACGAGAGTTCGTCTGAGTTGGAACAGCAGGAGAGGTAGTCAATGAAGTAGAGACAATATTAGCATCCACCAAGGCAGTAGAAGAAACAGGGTCTGCTGAGCTTTCTTCTGGAATTGTAGAAACAATAGGTTCAGCAGCAACTAGAGGAAGAGCAATATCTTCAGTGGGAACGGCCAAGTCAGAAGCCAAATTTTCTTCCGTTGGTGCAATAACAGCCTGTAAGTTTGATGGTTCTTCAGtagaaggtgcagaaggctgaTCCAGAAGAATGTGCATCtctgcttgatgagcagcagaaaatatctctaaatttggcaagagagaagtagcatctggttctgctaTATGTTGCACTGGGGTCGGAGAACCAGAAGATGGCAATGAAGTAGCCGCAGCTGCTTCCTGAGTAATAGAGACTGTTGGAACAATCGACTCAATGACTTCCTCAAacgaagccagttcatgcagGGATAACAGCGATGATGACGGAATGGGCCTTGTTGGAGAAGCAGGAGTACTAAGAGCAGAAGCCTTTGGTGAGGttgtagtcctttcctcaactgtctgaatcTGTTGAAAGTTTGGAACAAGGCCAACGTGATAAACAATAGGCTCGCCAAatccttgttcttgagcaagaagttgctcacgcaTCTGTTTTAACCTGTCAGATAGAATcacaataacattttgatcctgaacaacAGTAGGAACAGtaggatcaaaattcgattgaagaactttcagaaccgattctagtttctgacatttcagctgatcgaggaCGAAACTCCTTCTGCACAAGGCCTCgataatattttctatttttgcaAGCTGAAAAATTCTCTTCTCTGCATTCATTATTTTGGCATAATTTCCTTTTGTCTTGAAGTAAGCAAAAGAATGGAAAAGTCGAACTGTATGCCACTTATCAAAGAAATTCATGTCATCATTTGCAGAGGTCTCAATTTCtgctagatgaagatcaacacCAGTGGTTACAGTCGTTTTGTGACCAAAAACTGGTGGTTCTTCGACCATttttcctttgcctttatcAGATGATGAAATAGGCACAATGGTtcggaaagcagaagacccgcttTCTGATTCTCGAATTACTATTCCAGACAATGGCTTGAAAACAGAAGCAGTAGAAGGTGCTGGAATAGATGCAGTAGCTTGGGCAGTCGTAGCAGCAGTGGATCGAACAGAAGGAACCACTTCTGGAAATACCTGTCggataggtactttctcaattgCAGACAGTGTTGCTGTCTTCTTGATCTTAAGAATGGTGCGcggtttcttcttggctggggttGGTACGGGTGGTTGAACatcagcagcagactcttctgatgctgttttgtCAGAATCAGTTGAAATGATCACTCTTTTCTTTGTAACTTTCCTTTGAGGTTTTGgagcctcagaagcagtttccccaatttcctttttcaaggCGACAAATTCCGCcacggttggcttaggccttaaagcAAGTACGTTCGCAGCATCAATCATGGTTACTGAAGCAGCACCTTGATCACTGGTAGaggcgaaaccagcatccttgagcattgctctgatttgaacagcgaatccagaactcctcctgacaaccatatccttcataatcctaaaaataaaatgactccagTCCACTTTGATTCCCTTAGTGATAGCAATCATCACTTGAACCTTCTCcttcgtcaacttgtcgaaagtgccagctttgatcaaaatagcttttgccacaatatcggccagaatctgatattctattttgagtaatttcttgtgacaagaaggagacacttcttctccagatgctGAGAAAGAGCTGAGTGAAACAGAAATATCTGTCTTGGAGAtatcagatagttcagaaatacctgtgagtggaaggaggaaggttgctccCAAATGTGCGGCATCAATAGAGAtggatgcatctccttgagaaTGAACAATCTTTCCCTCATGTACTGTTGCTTTAGCGTAAAattccaggagagcatttttgtaaatcACTGCTGGCGCTTCCAGGAATTTCCTGAGTCCCGATTTCTCAATGTCTTGAAACATTTTAACGAaattctcatccttgatgttgaGAACAGAAGCAAAATTTACTTGATAAGCGTTGAGAgtatatgctccagccattttTGTATGCAGATGGAATCAGATAAAATTTGCAGTAGTTAGAGATGAtagagagaaagcagtagctgaataacgatagttatgaaacagtaaagatgaaaaagtgaaatttgagataaatatacagccgtcaaataaacataaagacacgtgtcagtatgttcttggttgagtgtttgaaaagttttgcagaaactgtcagatatacgaatgattttgaaaatttgaaaaaggcgGGCTGTCCAGATGGTTACTAAAGAAATCAGAAGAgaatttgtcgttttatgataacgtctgctggaagttccagggtgctgaaatatttgagcactttgacaaaaaaaaaaccagcagacttgtagttttatcgaaaagacaaacatcctatctgttttctgaaaaaggtgtcaaactcttagtctaactaagatactgttccccctcggtaaatgcaattaataagtggtcattaaagcgacaagtgactcttggcaatctctcaatctgaaccgttgaaaatgaacagtcgcaagagtctttgtttcttctataaatacttGCACATCTTGAACGAAGTTAAACAAGTATAATCcaaaatgaaaactcaagtaaaaAAAGAGTTAGAGTCTGATCCAGGAGTCGAAGCAAAAATGTTCAGAGAGAAGTTTGAGGATATCATTATttacgtaatgatccttgaatcAAACTCCTGGAGATGCAACGGCAACAATCAAAAGGATTTGTTGTTATTATGTAGTCTGAAATGCAGTATCGATCTTGTCCAGAGGCTCTCTAATGCAATTAGTGATTGCTGGTGGATAGATGATACTGAAATTTTCAGTTTTATCTCTGCAAGCCTTTTTCcaatacattagtgctgacaagacccaagcttgccaGATTCTtgcaagacccaagcttgctagattctttttAGGCCTTTAAGCTTGCTCGAATCTTTTCGAAGTAGACCATCTTTTTCCTGCTGAAGATACTACGATCTGTTGATATTACTAAAAGCAAAAGTTAAATGTAAAGTTTCTGTTAAAGGAAGCACTTGTAGATCTACTGCTTTTATTTTTGCATCGGGTATTGTACTGAAAtggttttttaataaaattccaGTTTGCGTATCTGACTTTTcccttctgcttttctgcaaataacttactgttagttcaatacgataaataattgagtaaaaaaaataaaagttaacCAAGATAACAGAagataatcaagttaaatctatcaaaccaagagaattacgaaagtaagaaaacttattttctggtaagggttttgtgaagatatctgctgtttgttgatcagtagaaacatattccagacgaatgttcttcttctgcacatgatctctaataaagtgatgtctgatttcaatgtgcttcgttctggaatgaagtactggattttgtgtgattgcaattgcactggtattgtcacagaatataggtgattcggaggcttgaatcccatagtctcttaactgttgctgaatccacaatatctgagagcagcaggttccagcagccagatattctgcttctgcagtagatgtggctatggaagtctgcttcttgcttaaaccaggatatcagcctatcaccaagaaattgacaaaaacaacttgtttcggtctagtttgcaacctgcataatcagcatctaaatatccaataagatttaacgatgaatcattgggataccataagccgacattttgagttcctttcaagtacttcaaaatacgtttagcagcaatataatgagattgtttggggttagattgaaatctagcacaaatataaacagcaaacatgatatctggtctactggcagttagatataataatgaaccaataagaccgtgatactgagttacctctactggaataccactttcatctttatcaagtttaatagatgagctcattggagtagaagcagcagagcatgcttccattccgaaTTTTTttagaagctccttggtgtacttgtcttgatttataaagattccagtctctagttgcttaatctgtaatcctaagaagaatgttaattctcccatcatactcatttcgaatttatcctacatcaattttccaaacttcgcacataatttggggttatttgacccaaaaatgatatcatcaacatagatctgtactaaaagagtatgcttattcttgactaaagtaaacaaagttttatctactgctccaatggtaaagtcatgatcaataagaaactgtgatagagtgtcataccatgctctaggtgtctgttttagaccatataatgctttgtgtaatttaaatacatgatgaggaGAACAATGATCGATAAaatctggaggttgttcgacgtaaacttcttcttgtaaaagaccatttagaaaagcaatgtagtatcccgatgcctagtttgagataattattggattaattatatttcggtgggaccggaaggaccgaagaaggttcggatcgtccgatcagagttcggatcgtccgaagagggttcggatcgtccgatcagagttcggatcgtccgagacaggtggctggacacgtggaagacatgcaggtggctggacacgtggaagacatgcaggggttcggatcgtccgatcatggttcggatcgtccgaagtgtgcagAGTTCGGACCATCCGAAGTAGATCGGAGcatccgaagtggatcggatcttccgatcattgtctataaatagaggcgcgaggtttcACTATTCCCTCGCCAATTCCGaatgttccagagcgttttagtcatttctgataggtttctagtcttttcccgaggttcgggcactagcagggagctactggttttgtagcggagctgtgctctagttgggagctagcggcatcagtgggctgactacggacgcaggcttgattctagggctgattgctaggatctactggtttgaggtacgaaagtactatccgagatagcaggattgagtatgctttactatgtgttgcatgtttatatgttgcattattatctgtcatatgatgcatggtttattatgcggcatttgcataatcatattgggcctgattatctttgagatagcctgttgagagggtgctcagccctcatttgttgtggatggttggaccccgttggccgacggtggtcaggtcaccggtatatccacaggtttattttggtatgggagccacctcctggtgcgacggcgcagagtgctacataccttgacgtcatttgcctgagcagtatttcgttatacccagatcctggtatccagtacattttgcatacatgcatgtcatagtcttgtatactcatgctttcggtgctgagcgttttatgctcacgtcctcggtttatctctgttttggacaccctattcgatggggcaggtctcaggctggacggtccaggagggagtggacagggagctggtagaggttgacctgtagttgttggtatttattcttagaatttagttcgatctggttgtttaaatatttttgtacttacagattcgattgggttgtattactgtttttccgctgtttacctgattcagttttagatggtaattttgcatgcttaagttctgattagtaggtgattctggaacgggtcactacatttatggtatcagagcatgcattaagattttgggatttagaactgttcttttgggtttaatctctggtaacttttgtagctaagagatgtctggttttgacgacgatgctagtagtcatggcagcgttggacgctggggagaccgcgacgatcgggagcgtcgtcgagagcatcgagaacgtcgtccacaccgtcgtgatgagcctcggagttttagtatgcatcggttcttgcagatggggaccgaaacctctttcaggcg is part of the Primulina eburnea isolate SZY01 chromosome 1, ASM2296580v1, whole genome shotgun sequence genome and encodes:
- the LOC140804734 gene encoding uncharacterized protein → MENRPGGSRVEGAERGGKKRGAGDRDEDKTRGRGQFSSHVHLNRSRDKVMEVRESGERGEKSQRVESSARPPPWGRLEGSSSGSELRSCPSSRRGRGPPWIHPRIEEPRREGRGQDVPREPAEPRRGANEDNHPTRGMIHMISGGATDGDSGRALKTHGRRLENFEISRSANLPQDPVISFGPDDLRGVVAPHNDALVVTAIVANYDVARIFIDNGSSVNILFNSTLDQMTVEGFEFESISTPLYGFAGHAIPPLGQIVLPLSLGHEPRRVTKMTTFTVVDTPSAYNGILGRPALKDFRAVESTYHQKLKFPVGKEVGVLCGDQRVARRCYEGIVKEEGKRARVEVNMIRRGRSGLPVVVREVHEVMDEKPEIVTLGPDKKTLRIAPDLDPEVREKLITCLQANLNRFSWSAQELTGTSPDVAEHRLNILPNSRPVKQKKRHFGPEKDMVIKKEVGELLSAGHIREVQFPTWLSNVVLVLKSSGKWRMYVDFRDLNKACPKDCYPLPQIDQLEDSTAGHQYLCMLDAYQGYHQIPLAVEDQDKVNFITSEGTFCYVVMPFGLKNTGATYQRLMDKVFSKQVGRNVEVYVDDIMVKSKDSALLIPDLMETFSTLRYYGLKLNPQKCIFGVRSGKFLGYMVTERGIEANPEKVQAIQDMAFTELKEYLAELPVLAKPATGEPLWVYLSATEGAVSSVLVKLDGSVQQPVYYVSHALKGVEIRYSGLEKLALALVMTARRLRPYFLSHPIVVLTNSPLGRILTHSDMSGRLIKWTTELGEYDIQYEPRTSIKAQALADFLAETVHLENEDPWKVYVDGSSSREESGVGVVLISPAGEEVKLAVRLDFRASNNEAEYEAVLAGLRAARNVGANRVLIFSDSQLVAQQMKGTYDVKDEKLIEYAQEVDRVREKFTEITFEQIPRKENEKADTLAKIAGTMGSWKTRDVVFQIELTPQTSSPTVEQEEEDWRTAILDYLKERKLPADPREARKLKLKCSHYVMVGDVLFRTSFAGPLLWCLSYREADYVLRKVHEGCCGNHLGAYALARKVLLTGYSWPSVLHDAQELVMSCDSCQLHARLNHRPAAMMKAVTTACPFDQWGMDIVGPFPIAPAQKKFLLVAVDIFQNGWKQSFGHNH